Proteins from one Malassezia vespertilionis chromosome 2, complete sequence genomic window:
- a CDS encoding UDP-glucose 6-dehydrogenase (EggNog:ENOG503NWU3; COG:G; COG:T) — protein MPFPEKITSICCIGAGYVGGPTCSVLAQQCPDIKVTIVDVNPQRIAAWQSEDLTQLPVFEPGLAEVVATCRGKNLFFTTDIDGAIDNAQIVFVSVNTPTKTSGMGSGFAADLRYVEASTRRIAHVAKSSKIIVEKSTVPCRTAASMRAILEANSKPGLEFQILSNPEFLSEGTALQDLLCPDRVLIGSLSTPKGNYAAELLCSVYEHWVPRERILRTGLWSSELTKLAANALLAQRISSINAISAICEATGANVDEVAHACGVDKRIGPQFLRASVGFGGSCFQKDILNLVYLSGSLNLPEVAEYWRQVIVMNEYSKARFAKKVVQTMFNTVTTKRLAILGFAFKKDTGDTRESPAITLCKTFLQEGALVAIYDPKVKREQIIMDLTEPGVVDNAGMISENITICPSVLDACHEAEAVVIATDWAEFATINWKDVYNVMRKPPMVFDGRRVVDPAILREIGFRVHAVGVGPEIQDNVWV, from the exons ATGCCCTTCCCTGAGAAGATCACGTCTATCTGCTGTATAGGTGCGGGCTATGTTGGTGGCCCCACCTGCtccgtgcttgcgcaacaGTGCCCCGACATCAAAGTCACAATCGTCGACGTGAACCCCCAGCGAATCGCAGCGTGGCAATCGGAGGACCTTACGCAGCTGCCTGTGTTCGAACCTGGCCTTGCGGAAGTCGTGGCCACTTGCAGGGGCAAAAACCTCTTTTTTACAACGGACATTGACGGCGCAATTGACAATGCGCAAATTGTGTTTGTGAGTGTGAATACACCGACAAAGACATCCGGCATGGGCAGCGGGTTTGCCGCGGACTTGCGATACGTCGAGGCATCCACACGTCGCATCGCACACGTCGCCAAGTCATCCAAAATTATCGTGGAAAAGTCGACGGTGCCAtgccgcaccgccgcgTCCATGCGCGCGATATTGGAGGCGAACAGCAAGCCGGGGCTCGAGTTCCAGATTTTGTCGAATCCCGAGTTTTTGTCCGAGGGAACCGCACTGCAGGATCTCTTGTGCCCTGATCGTGTTTTGATTGGGAGCTTGAGCACTCCTAAAGGCAACTACGCCGCGGAACTGCTCTGCAGCGTGTACGAACATTGGGTACCGCGCGAGCGTATTTTGCGCACCGGTCTTTGGAGTAGCGAACTGACCAAGCTGGCCGcgaatgcgctgctggcccAGCGCATCTCGTCTATTAATGCGATTTCCGCAATTTGCGAGGCTACGGGCGCCAACGTGGACGAAGTTGCCCATGCATGCGGCGTGGACAAGCGCATCGGCCCGCaatttttgcgcgcaagtgtTGGGTTTGGCGGAAGCTGCTTCCAAAAGGACATTCTAAATTTGGTCTATCTTAGTGGAAGCTTGAACCTCCCCGAAGTTGCCGAGTACTGGCGCCAAGTGATTGTTATGAACGAGTACTCTAAAGCGCGGTTTGCCAAGAAAGTGGTCCAGACCATGTTCAACACTGTTACTAccaagcgcttggcgaTCCTTGGCTTTGCATTTAAAAAAGATACAGGCGATACG CGCGAGTCCCCTGCTATCACCCTTTGCAAGACGTTCCTTCAAGAAGGCGCACTGGTCGCTATTTATGATCCAAAAGTCAAACGCGAGCAGATCATCATGGACTTGACAGAGCCCGGTGTCGTGGACAACGCAGGGATGA TCAGCGAAAACATCACCATCTGTCCGTCGGTTCTTGACGCGTGCCACGAAGCAGAGGCCGTCGTCATTGCTACCGACTGGGCCGAATTCGCTACGATTAATTGGAAGGACGTGTACAACGTCATGCGCAAGCCCCCCATGGTGTTCGATGGACGCCGTGTTGTGGATCCCGCAATTTTACGTGAAATTGGATTCAGGGTGCATGCCGTTGGCGTGGGCCCCGAAATACAGGACAATGTATGGGTGTAG
- a CDS encoding uncharacterized protein (EggNog:ENOG503NTYE) yields MAQHEQAMPRTYKVLGEKRGYRQVKKVVVIGVHGWYSQSIFKTVIGAPIGTSIRLATMMADAVRRQFQEAQCELGPDAITVIAPQHDGRVNERAETFFKFIAQNEQYKDDLHNADAVFVAAHSQGSIVASLLLKKLLDAEILQPDRSQTCLLTMCGIFQGPFVHLRSTLASSYINYFETVAARELFEFQSSDAPISIAHMEAYNQVLQAGVKCVHTGSIDDNVVPLYSALNSAAAHPSILRAVYIDGVAFPKTDFLIHLINLCVAVRNSGFHDHNLLTLLSASVAGSLYGGLGHSLIYDEGRVYDLATRYLFETNSPIRSGAAKIPLTTVPFTAQRWNPYELPWCLRGLLEDKTIRNFYMHDIITLIQEYYAWHPAGKTLKDLRWRLSAIRTIPLPEASKSASRVNEIASKL; encoded by the exons ATGGCAC AGCACGAACAGgcaatgccgcgcacaTACAAGGTCCTTGGAGAGAAACGAGGCTACAGGCAAGTAAAAAAGGTCGTCGTCATTGGAGTTCACGGCTGGTACTCACAAAGCATTTTCAAGACCGTCATTGGTGCGCCCATCGGCACCTCGATTCGCCTTGCGACGATGATGGCTGATGCTGTGCGTCGCCAGTTTCAAGAGGCACAATGCGAATTGGGTCCTGATGCCATCACCGTTATTGCGCCACAGCACGATGGTCGTGTGAATGAGCGCGCTGAAACGTTCTTTAAATTTATTGCACAGAACGAGCAATACAAGGACGACCTGCACAACGCGGATGCCGTATTTGTTGCAGCTCACAGCCAAGGTTCGATAGTGGCGAGCTTGCTACTGAAAAAGCTTTTGGATGCTGAGATTTTGCAGCCGGACCGTTCCCAGACATGTCTGTTGACCATGTGCGGGATCTTCCAGGGGCCTTTCGTGCATTTGCGTAGTACGCTTGCTTCATCCTACATCAACTACTTTGAAACCGTCGCAGCACGCGAGCTGTTCGAGTTCCAGTCTTCTGATGCACCAATTTCTATTGCGCACATGGAGGCATACAACCAAGTTTTACAAGCGGGCGTGAAGTGTGTCCATACCGGATCCATTGACGATAATGTCGTGCCGCTGTACAGTGCACTGAACTCGGCAGCAGCACATCCTTctattttgcgcgccgtatACATCGACGGCGTTGCGTTTCCTAAAACGGACTTTTTGATTCATCTCATTAACCTCTGTgtcgccgtgcgcaatAGTGGATTCCACGACCATAACCTGCTTACATTACTTAGCGCTTCGGTCGCTGGGTCCTTGTACGGGGGGCTGGGCCATTCGCTGATTTACGACGAGGGACGCGTGTATGATTTGGCCACACGCTACTTGTTTGAAACCAACTCGCCTATTCGGTCAGGCGCTGCGAAAATACCTCTAACGACCGTTCCCTTTACTGCGCAACGCTGGAATCCTTACGAGCTTCCATGGTGCCTACGTGGGTTACTGGAGGACAAAACGATACGAAACTTTTACATGCACGACATTATTACACTGATTCAAGAATACTATGCATGGCACCCCGCGGGCAAAACGCTCAAAGACTTGCGATGGCGTCTTTCGGCCATTCGCACGATCCCTCTGCCGGAAGCGTCGAAGTCAGCTTCGCGCGTCAATGAAATTGCATCCAAACTGTAG